The Trueperaceae bacterium sequence CACGGTGGTGGCCGGCGTCATGGAGCACGTCGAGCCCGCCGGCGTGCACTCCGGCGACAGCGCCTGCGTCACCCCGCCCGTCCGCCTCGCCCCCGAGGCCGTGGCGACGATCGCCGAGCACACGAGGCGCCTGGCCGAGGCCATCGGCGTGCGCGGGCTGATCAACGTGCAGTTCGTCGTGAAGGACGGCCGCGTCTACGTGATCGAGGCGAACCCCCGCGCCAGCCGCACGATCCCCTACCTCTCCAAGGCGATAGGCCACCCGCTGGCGAAGTACGCCGCCCTGGTGGCCGCGGGCGTCAGCCTGCGCGACATCGGCTTCACCGAGGCCCCGCGTCCGGAGGTCTACAGCGTCAAGGAGGCGGTGCTGCCCTTCCTCAAGTTCGGCGGGGTGCTGCCGGTGCTCGGCCCCGAGATGCGCTCCACGGGCGAGAGCATGGGCATCGACGCCGACCCGTTCCTCGCCTACTACCGGGCCGCGCTCGGCGCCGGCTCGCGCCTGCCGCTGCGGGGTACGGCGCGCCTGATCGGCGACGGGCTCGAGGAGCTCGCCGGGCGCCTGCGGGAGCTGGGCTTCACCGTCGTCACGGGCGGCCTGCCCGCGGGCGCGGAGCGCGACTACGACCTGCTGGTCGACGTCGTCCACACGCCCGAGCTGAGGCGCGCGCTCGAGGACGGCGTGGCCTACGTGACCACGCGCGAGGCCGCGCGCTGGACGCTCGACGCCATCTCAGCCGCCGTGCGGGCGTACGCGCGGGGGCCGCTGGGGGTCACGGCGCTGCAGGACCTCTCGCCGCGCCCCGTGGCCGTGGCGGGCTAGCCTCGGTCCCCTTCCCCCTCCAGCAGCAGCGGCTCGCCGTGCCCCGTCAGCCGCTCGGTGCGTCGCTGCGGCAGGCGCTCGCGCAGCGACAGCGCGTAGCTCGAGAGGGCCTCGAGGGCCGCGCCGACGGGCTGGCGAAGCACGAACTCGCCGGTGTCGACGCGCGCCAGCAGCGCGAACGGCGCGGCCGAGAGGCGCTCGAGGATCGCCAGGACGCGGTCGCGCGGCAGCGCCACCTCGGAGACGAGGTCCTCGAGCAGGAACACCGTGGGCGCGCGCAGCAGGTTGAGGCGCGTCAGCACCTCGGACAGGGCGCCCCGCTCGGCGAGGCGCTCGGCGACCTTGGCCTCGAAGCGCTCGAGGCCCTGCTCGAACAGCCCGTCGCGCTCGAAGTGGGGCTCGAGGTCCACGGGCGAGAGCGGCAGGCTGGACTGCAGGCTCGCGAGGCGCTCCAGCCCCTGCCAGCTCCACAGGGTCGCCCGGGCCAGCTCGGCCGGCCCGGTGAGGCGCAGCAGCGCCTGGTGGTCGCCGACGACGGCCAGGTGGCGGTAGTCGAGCGAGCGGCGCTTCGAGAGCAGGTCGGCCCAGTCGACGCGCTCGGTGCGCGACAGGAGCTGGACCAGGACCTTGTAGCCGCGCCGACCCATCGCGGCGACGAGGCTCACCTGGCCGCGCGCGATCGGCTCGATGGCGAAGCCCAGCGGCGCCACGACCCGGCGCAGCCGGTCGACGAGCTCCGTGGCCTCGAGCGCGGCCTCGTCCTCCTCGTCCAGCGAGGCGGCCGGCGGGCGCGCGGGCGCCGACGCCGGCGCGCGGCGCTCGAGCACGGCGCGCGGTTCCTCCTCGGCCCTGGCCCGCCGCGGCGCGCCCGTGCGCGGAGCCGCGCCGCCCGCGGGGGGACCGGCACGGCCCGCCGGCCGAGGCCAGAGGCCCGGCTGGGCGCCCGAGGCGCCCACGCGAGCGGCCTCCCCCGCGGCGCCGGCGAACGACGCCTCCGCGGCCTCGCCCGGCCGGGAGCCGACGCCCACCAGCTCGTCGCTCGCGGCGCCGGCAGCGCTGGCCGCGCCGGCCGTCTCCGGCACCGCTGCTTCGGCGGCCTGGGCGGCGGCGTCGGCCGCGGCGTCCGGCGCGTCCGCGGCGACCCCCACGGCCTCCGCCGGCTCGTCGGGGCGCGCCTCGCGCTCTGCTTCCGGCGCCGTCTCCTGGGGCCCGGCGCTCTCCGCGTCGAGCTCGGCCGCGGTGGCGGCGTCCACCCAGCGTCCCTCACGCTGCGCGAAGCGTCCGTCGGCGGCGAGCGCCGCATCTAGGTCGACCTCCTCGGGGACCTCGTAGTAGGCGCGCATCTCCTGGACCGTCATGCGCAGGCGCGCCTGGCTCAGCTCGTCGAGGAGCTGCGCGAGCCCCTCGGGCGTCGTGTAGTCGGGGGTGCGCGGCCGCGCCACCGCCGTGATCGCGAAGCGGCCGTCCGCGAGCGCCTTGACGTGAAGCTCGTCGTTCACGGCCAGCCCGTGCGTGCGGTAGAGCTCGCCGAGCCCCGAGACCGTCCGGGGTGGGGTGAAGGCGAGCTCGAGCTCCTGCCCCGTCTTCGTGTCGACGGCCGCGACCGCGCCCTCGGTGAACAGGCCGACCATGGCCGCGGGCAGCGTCATGGTGCCGCTGCGCAGGCAGTAGCGCGTCAACGGGTAGCGGAACTCTCCAGACATCTCACGCCTCCCCTGGCGAGTCCACGGCACCCTCCCCCGGACCGAGGGCACGGCGCGCAGGTGTGGCTCGGTGAAGTCTAACAGGGCGCGGCCGCGGCCCCCCCGCGCAGCCGCCGCGGCGCGCGTGGGCGACGGTCGCGGCACGTCCCCAGGGCGAGCGGCGCCAGGTCGCTCCGCGGCCGCCCCGGCGCCCGCGAGGCGGCCGCCCCGGGGCGCTCGCGAGGCGGCCTCCCAGGCTCTGACGCTCGAGACCGGTCTGTGGCGGGGCCTCAGCCGAAGACGAGGCGCCGCCGCTTGCGCCGGCGCGCCGGTGCCCCTGCCGGCTGCTGTGCGGCCGGCGCTGTGGGACGCGCCGCGGCCTTCTTGGCCCCCCGGCGCGCCGCCGGCGCAGCGGCGGGGCGGCGCCCCGCGGGCGCCTCGTCCGCGACGGGCGGCGCGGCCTCCCCGTCGGCGGCCACGCCGGGCGCGGGCCTGCCCTCGGCGCGGCTCTCGGCGGCCTCCTCCTCCGCGGCGGCCGTCGCGGCGACCTCCTTGGCCTTGCCGCGCTGGCGGCGCCCCTTGCCCGCCGAGGCCTCCTGCGCCGCCTTGGCCGCGGCGCTCGGCGCGGAGCGCCGCCCGGTGACGAACGCGGCGTCGATGCCGCCGTCCGACGGGTCCTTGAGCTTCTTCGGTCGCTTCGTCCTGGCCGGCGCCCCATCGGCCTCCGGCACGGTGACCTCCACGCTCGCCGGCACGAGGTCGATCTGCCGCTGCGTGGGGTTGGCGGCCATGATCTTGACCTCGACGCGGTCGCCCATGCGGTAGCGCTTGCGCGTGTGCTTGCCCATCAGCATCAGGGAGTCCTCGAGGTAGATGTAGTAGTCGTCCTCGAGGTGGCTGACGTGCATGAGCCCCTCGACGCCGTTCGCCAGCGCCACGAAGACCCCGAAGTTCGTCACGCCCACGACCACGCCGACGAAGGTCTCGCCCACGTGCTCCTTGGCCCAGCGGGCGTGGTAGTAGCGCGTGAGGTCGCGCTCGGCGGCCTCGGCGACGCGCTCGCGCTCGCTGGCGTGCTCGGCGAGCTGGGGGAAGTCGGTCCTCATGCGCTCCTTCAGCGTCGGCGAGAGGCGGTGCTGCAGTATCGAGCGCACCACCCGGTGCACGACGAGGTCGGGGTAGCGCCTTATCGGGCTGGTGAAGTGCAGGTAGTTCGCGAAGGCCAGGCCGTAGTGGCCGAGGTTCTCGCTCGAGTAGCGCGCCTGCTTGAGGCTGCGCAGCAGCAGGGTGTTGACGAGCTGCGCCTCCGGCTTGCCCGCGGCCTGCCTGAGGATCGCCTGCAGGTCCTGGGGACCGGCGTGCTCGAGGTCGAGCGTGTACCCGAGGCGCGCCAGCGCCTTCTGCAGGGCGCGGATCTTCTCCTCGCTCGGGTCCTCGTGGACGCGGAACAGCGCCGGCACCTCGCGCTTGCTGAGCTCCTCGGCGACCTTGCGGTTCGCCAGCAGCATCAGCTCCTCGATGAGCTGCCTGGCCGCGTCGCTGCGCACCGGGGTGACGTGCAGGGCGCCCTGCTCGTCGACGTCGACCTTCGCCTCGGTGAACTGGAAGTCGAGGGCGCCCGCGCCGATGCGCTGCTTCCTGAGCTCCTGCGTGAGGTTGAGGAGCACCTTGATGTCGCGCTCGAGCTTGCGCTTGCCGGGCGGGAGCCTGCCGCCCTCGGCGAACTCCTGGACCTGGGCGTAGGTGAGGCGGGCGTCTGACTGGATCACGGTCTCCTTGAGCCTGAACGCCTTCACCTCGCCCGTGCGGGTGACGTCGATGAGCGCCGAGAGCGCCAGCCGCGGCTCGCCCTCCACCAGCGAGCAGATGCCGTTCGAGAGCTCCTCCGGCAGCATCGGCAGCACCCGGCCCGGCAGGTAGACGCTGGTCGCGCGCTGCGCGGCCTCCTTGTCGAGGCTCGTGCCCTCGGCGACGTAGTAGCTGACGTCGGCGATGTGGACGCCGACGCGGAGCAGGCCGTCCCGCTTGCCGTCGAGGCGCTCCACCGACACCGCGTCGTCGAAGTCCTTGGCGTCCTCGCCGTCGATCGTGAAGGTGGGGACCTTGCGGTAGTCGGTGCGCCCCTCCATGAGGTCCGGCGTGACCGTCGCGGGCACGGCCTTCGCCTCGGCGAGCGTCGCGGGGTCGAACTCGGCCTTGAGGCCGTACTTCACGATGACCGCGCGCGTCTCGACCTCGGGGTCGTCGGCCTCGCCCAGGACCTCGGCGACCTCGCCGAACGGCTCGGACTCGCCGGACTCCTCCGGCCACACCATGCGCGCGACGATGCGCGTGCCGCCCTCCAGCGTCCCCACGGACTCGGGCGTGAGGAGCACGCGCTCCTGCAGGCGCGGCGAGTCGGGCCGCAGGATCGCGTAGCCGCGCGCGTACTCGAGCGTGCCCACCACCAGGGCGTTGCCGCGCTCGATGATCCTCACGACCTCGCCGCTGGGCCTGTCGGCCTCGCTCCGGAGCGGGTTGGGGCGAGCGAGCACGCGGTCGCCGTCCCAGGCGCCGCCGAGCCTGTCGGCGGGCACGAACAGGTCACGGCCGCCCTCGTCGGGGATCACGAAGCCGTAGCCGCCGCTGGTCACCTGCAGGCGGCCGGGGACGAGGTTCATCTCCTGGGGCAGGCCGTACGTGCGTCGGCGGGTCTTGACGAGCTGCCCGCTCTGGACGAGCTCGGCGAGGGTCTGCCTGAGGCCCGAGCGGTCCTCGAGCTTGAGGCGACGCTGGACGTCCTGCACGTGCCAGGGCTTCTCGGGGTGGTCGTGGAAGAACTTCAGGACTACGTCGGTGGGGACCGTCATCTTCAGCGGAGTCTAGCGCCTCTCTCATGAGCGACCCGTCCCCCGCGCGGCGGCGGGGGCGCGCACGCGGCGGCCGTGTCGGGGCGCGGCGCCGCCGCGCCCAGAGGCGGTAGCGTCTGCCATGGCAGAACTGCGCTCGGTGTACATGACGTTCCCCGACCTGGACAGCGCCTCCACCGTCGCCAAGCACCTCGTCGACGAGCGCCTGGCGGCGTGCGTGAACCTGCTCCCGCGGGCGCTCTCGGTCTACCGCTGGGAGGGCGCCGTCCGCTCCGAGGAGGAGGTCGTCGCGTTCGCGAAGACGACGGCGGACCGCCTGGCCGACCTGATGGCGCGGGCCGCCGAGCTGCACCCCTACGACGTGCCCTGCGTGGTCGCGCTGCACCCGGTCGAGGCGCTCCCCGCCTACGCCGACTGGGTCGCGGACGAGACCCGGCCGGCCCCCGAGGAAGCCTAGGCGCGGCGGCGCCGACGGTCGGGTCCGCGGTCCGGCGGCGGTCGCGGGGGCGACGGCGGGCGGCGAGGAGTGCCGCGGCTCAGGCCACGCGCCGCCGCTCGCGCTCGGCCAGCGCCAGCAGCTCCTCCCTGGCCGGTGAGGGCCGGAACGCCTGCAGCGCCGCCTTGGCCGCGTCCACCTCGCGCCCCACCAGCTCCCTGGTGGCCGCGTCGGCGCCGTGCGCCCTCACGAGCTCGATCATCCGCTCGACGTCGCCCGGCTCGGCGGCGTGCCTGGCGACGATCAGCCGCGCCTCGACGAGGCCCTCGTCGAGGATCAGCCGCAGCACGGGGTAGGTGGCCTTGCCCTCGCGCAGGTCGCCGCCCACCGGCTTGCCGAGCCTGGCCGGGTCGCCGAGGAGGTCCAGGTAGTCGTCGCGGAGCTGGAAGGCGCGCCCGTAGGCGAGGCCGAAGGCGCGCAGCGCGGCGCGCTCGGCGTCGCCGGCGCCGGCCAGCACGGCCACGCCCTCGACGGCCGCGGCCATCAGCTCCGCGGTCTTGCCCTCGTTGATCCTCTCGTACGCCTCGTAGCTCCACTCCTTGAGCGTGGCGCACTGGAACTGGAGGACCTCGCCCTCGCACAGCGCCGCGGCGGCGTCGGCCATCAGGCCGATGAGCTCGTCGCTGCCGCTGCGCGCCAGCAGCCGCAGCACGCGGGCCAGCATGAAGTCGCCCGACATGACGCTGACCACGTTGCCGTAGCGCAGGAACGCCGCCTGCTCGCCCCGGCGAGTGGCGGCGCCGTCGATGAGGTCGTCGTGCAGCAGGGACGCCGAGTGGAGCAGCTCGACCGCTAGGGCCACGAGCCTGGCGCGCTCCGGCGGGGCGCCCAACAGACGCCCGGCGAGCAGGGCCAGCGTGGGCCTGACCCGCTTGCCGCCGGCGCGCACGAGGTCCTCGCCGATGGCCTTGATGAAGCCGACGTCCGACTCGAGCTCGCGGGCCAGGGCGTCCTCGAACGCCGCCAGCTCCTCGGCCAGCCCGGGCGCCGTGGCGGCGGGAGCGTCGTCCGTCACGACGCCTCCTCGGCCGGCATGGCCGCCTCGTGGAGGAAGTAGCTGACGCGCTTCAGCGCGGCGAGGAAGTCGACGGCCTCGACCCGCACCCCGGGCGGGACCGACACCACCGTGGGCGCGAAGTTGAGGATGCCGCGCACGCCGCCGCGCACGACCGCGTCGGTGGCCTGCTGGGCGGCCTCGACCGGCACCGTCAGCAGCACGATCTCGAGCTCGAGGTCCCGCACGGCGGCGTCGAACTCGCGCATGTGCCTCACGACGACGGACCCGAAGGTCCTGCCGACCTTGCGCTCGTCGACGTCGAACGCGGCCGCGAGCTCGAAGTCGTACTCGGAGAAGCCGGGGTAGTCGGCCAGCGCCTGCCCGAGGCGGCCCATGCCGACGATCGCGACCCGCCACGGGCGGGTGAGGCCGAGGATCCGCTTCAGCTCACGCTTCAGCGACGAGACCGTGTAGCCGGTGCCGCGGGTGCCGAAGGTGCCGAAGTAGGCGAGGTCCTTCCTCACCTGGAACGCGGACACCTGGGCCTCGTCCGCCAGCAGGTCCGAGGAGACCCGCATGACGCCGCGGTCCTCCAGGCCGGTCAGGACGCGCAGGTAGGTGATCAGCCGGCCGACGGTGGCCGAGGGTATGTCCCTGGCCGTGCCGCGGGCGCCCCCGCGTGGCATCAGCGCGGGAAGCTCTCGATACCAGCGGACTCCAGCCGGGTCTGGGCCGAGGCCAGCTCCGAGGCGTCGAACGGTCCGACGAGCAGCTTGACCAGGCCGTTCTCCACCCTGTCGGTGACGACGAAGCCCATGGCCTCGAGGCGCTGGCGCTGCGGCAGGGAGCTGTCGCGTGAGGCGTACGCGCCCACCTGGAGGTAGCGCGACGAGGAGCCGGCCGCCGGGGCGGCGGAGGCCTGGGAGGCGGCGGGGGTGGACGACGCTGACTGGCCCGCGGCGGGCGCCGGCTGCGCGTCCGACGAAGGGCTAGCGGCGGGGGCGGAGTCGTCGGCCTGCAGGCGGTAGACGGTCGGGTCGGGCACGCCGAGGTCCGAGCCGGCGATGCGCGCCGCGACCGCCCGCGCCTCCTCCTCGGTGTCGTAGGGGCCCACCAGCACGATGCTCAGGTCGCCCTGGGTGCCGATGAAGACCGGGTAGCCGGCGGCCTGGAACGCCGCGAGCTGGCGCTGCGCGTTGTCGGCGTTCGCGAAGGCGCCCACGGAGACGCGGTACGGCGCCTCGCCGGAGGCGGAGGCCGGCGGCAGCGGCCCGCCGGACGACCGGGGCTGCTGGGCCTGATCGGACCGGTTCGGGGTGCTCACCACGCTGCTGCGCGCGGGCGCGTCCGCGGCAGGCTGCCCGGCGCCGGCGTCGGGGGGCAGGGCCTGCGTGGGCGGCGGGGCGCGGCCGGCGTCGGCGGGCGGCGCGTCGGCCCCTTCGGCCGCCTGGCCTTCTCCCGCCTGCGCGGCGCCCTCCTGGCCTTCCTCGCCCACCGCCACGGCCGGCGGCTCGTCGGCGGCGGCCGGCGCGGCGGGCTGGTTCGACTGGGCAGGGGCGGGGTTCGACGACTGCGGCTGGCCGGCGGACTGGCCCGGGTCCTGGCTGCTCGTGAGCGGCGTGGTGGCGCGCGGCGCCTCGGCCGCGCGGTCGCGGACCGGGAAGAACGAGCCCCCGGAGATGAGCGTGGCGATGATGCCAGCGATGACCGCGATCAGGGCGACGCCGATGAGCAGGTCGGGCCAGTTGCGTCTTAGCCAGTCCATGTTCCCCCATGTTACCCCCGGGGGCTGGGGGTCGGGCCCGGGTCGGGCCGCCGCGAGCGGCGAGGCGAGACGCGCGGTGGCGAGCGGGCGGCGCCCCCTTCCGCCCGCTAGCCGGTGGTCACAGGTAGTTCGTGATCGCCGCGCAGGCC is a genomic window containing:
- a CDS encoding ATP-grasp domain-containing protein, which gives rise to VAERPEEAAALAARIGYPVMVRPSYVLGGRAMQVVRSAAELERYLREVYAELPGEPSVLVDEYLEGAVEVDVDAISDGETTVVAGVMEHVEPAGVHSGDSACVTPPVRLAPEAVATIAEHTRRLAEAIGVRGLINVQFVVKDGRVYVIEANPRASRTIPYLSKAIGHPLAKYAALVAAGVSLRDIGFTEAPRPEVYSVKEAVLPFLKFGGVLPVLGPEMRSTGESMGIDADPFLAYYRAALGAGSRLPLRGTARLIGDGLEELAGRLRELGFTVVTGGLPAGAERDYDLLVDVVHTPELRRALEDGVAYVTTREAARWTLDAISAAVRAYARGPLGVTALQDLSPRPVAVAG
- a CDS encoding SPOR domain-containing protein, with the protein product MDWLRRNWPDLLIGVALIAVIAGIIATLISGGSFFPVRDRAAEAPRATTPLTSSQDPGQSAGQPQSSNPAPAQSNQPAAPAAADEPPAVAVGEEGQEGAAQAGEGQAAEGADAPPADAGRAPPPTQALPPDAGAGQPAADAPARSSVVSTPNRSDQAQQPRSSGGPLPPASASGEAPYRVSVGAFANADNAQRQLAAFQAAGYPVFIGTQGDLSIVLVGPYDTEEEARAVAARIAGSDLGVPDPTVYRLQADDSAPAASPSSDAQPAPAAGQSASSTPAASQASAAPAAGSSSRYLQVGAYASRDSSLPQRQRLEAMGFVVTDRVENGLVKLLVGPFDASELASAQTRLESAGIESFPR
- a CDS encoding redox-sensing transcriptional repressor Rex; the protein is MPRGGARGTARDIPSATVGRLITYLRVLTGLEDRGVMRVSSDLLADEAQVSAFQVRKDLAYFGTFGTRGTGYTVSSLKRELKRILGLTRPWRVAIVGMGRLGQALADYPGFSEYDFELAAAFDVDERKVGRTFGSVVVRHMREFDAAVRDLELEIVLLTVPVEAAQQATDAVVRGGVRGILNFAPTVVSVPPGVRVEAVDFLAALKRVSYFLHEAAMPAEEAS
- a CDS encoding polyprenyl synthetase family protein produces the protein MTDDAPAATAPGLAEELAAFEDALARELESDVGFIKAIGEDLVRAGGKRVRPTLALLAGRLLGAPPERARLVALAVELLHSASLLHDDLIDGAATRRGEQAAFLRYGNVVSVMSGDFMLARVLRLLARSGSDELIGLMADAAAALCEGEVLQFQCATLKEWSYEAYERINEGKTAELMAAAVEGVAVLAGAGDAERAALRAFGLAYGRAFQLRDDYLDLLGDPARLGKPVGGDLREGKATYPVLRLILDEGLVEARLIVARHAAEPGDVERMIELVRAHGADAATRELVGREVDAAKAALQAFRPSPAREELLALAERERRRVA
- the cutA gene encoding divalent-cation tolerance protein CutA, giving the protein MAELRSVYMTFPDLDSASTVAKHLVDERLAACVNLLPRALSVYRWEGAVRSEEEVVAFAKTTADRLADLMARAAELHPYDVPCVVALHPVEALPAYADWVADETRPAPEEA
- the rnr gene encoding ribonuclease R produces the protein MTVPTDVVLKFFHDHPEKPWHVQDVQRRLKLEDRSGLRQTLAELVQSGQLVKTRRRTYGLPQEMNLVPGRLQVTSGGYGFVIPDEGGRDLFVPADRLGGAWDGDRVLARPNPLRSEADRPSGEVVRIIERGNALVVGTLEYARGYAILRPDSPRLQERVLLTPESVGTLEGGTRIVARMVWPEESGESEPFGEVAEVLGEADDPEVETRAVIVKYGLKAEFDPATLAEAKAVPATVTPDLMEGRTDYRKVPTFTIDGEDAKDFDDAVSVERLDGKRDGLLRVGVHIADVSYYVAEGTSLDKEAAQRATSVYLPGRVLPMLPEELSNGICSLVEGEPRLALSALIDVTRTGEVKAFRLKETVIQSDARLTYAQVQEFAEGGRLPPGKRKLERDIKVLLNLTQELRKQRIGAGALDFQFTEAKVDVDEQGALHVTPVRSDAARQLIEELMLLANRKVAEELSKREVPALFRVHEDPSEEKIRALQKALARLGYTLDLEHAGPQDLQAILRQAAGKPEAQLVNTLLLRSLKQARYSSENLGHYGLAFANYLHFTSPIRRYPDLVVHRVVRSILQHRLSPTLKERMRTDFPQLAEHASERERVAEAAERDLTRYYHARWAKEHVGETFVGVVVGVTNFGVFVALANGVEGLMHVSHLEDDYYIYLEDSLMLMGKHTRKRYRMGDRVEVKIMAANPTQRQIDLVPASVEVTVPEADGAPARTKRPKKLKDPSDGGIDAAFVTGRRSAPSAAAKAAQEASAGKGRRQRGKAKEVAATAAAEEEAAESRAEGRPAPGVAADGEAAPPVADEAPAGRRPAAAPAARRGAKKAAARPTAPAAQQPAGAPARRRKRRRLVFG